A window of Malania oleifera isolate guangnan ecotype guangnan chromosome 2, ASM2987363v1, whole genome shotgun sequence genomic DNA:
CCAAATGTGAATCCGAGGGGAGTTGTTGCAATTTTTTCCCAATGATGAGAACTTCTTGTAGAAAGATCTGCCACATTCGTAGTGAAAGGAACATTCCAGAAAATCCCCTCATCAGTGATTTGGAGATATGACTGCTAAGGGTTTTTTCTTCACTAGCCAAGCTGTAGTTGGAAGGAAAGACAGCTCTAAGATTTCTGTTCTCACGCCACATATCATGCAAAAAGAAAACATTGGCCCCATTTCCCACTTGAAATGTCACAAATTGGAAAAAATCAGCCCATCCTTTACTGATTTCCAAACTCCCTCACCATAGGGTCCAATTCTATTGTGTGTTGTCCAATCATTATGCTTAAGCCCATATTTAGAAACAATGATATCCCACCAAAGGAGTCTTTCTCCTTCATGGACCTCCATAGCCACTTCCCAAGGAGGGCTTTATTAAAAGTGAGGATTATGATCCATCTGATGGATGATTCTGTGACTGGGAAACATGAACACcaaaaacacacaaaaaaaaaaaaaagagattcaaaaatcaattttgCGTAATTGTAGTGCTGAACTGAAGTACAATACCTTTTCTGTTCTAAGGGATAAAAGATACTAAGTGAGCCCATGGTAAGAGTCATGCTTGAATTAGGTGAAATTCGTCACTTCTAATTCGGTAATTGTCTTTTCACTGTCCTCCCCTCACCCCAAATATTGTATAATTATGTGAAGGAGCCCTTTGATGTTTGCATCTCtgtctgtaaaaaaaaaaaaagaatcattagtatgtgtgtgtgtgtggcagatgagttgaGTTTGGGCTTAGATTTTTTTCATGCAAACAACTTAATTAGTGaggttatgtgtgtgtgtatagataTATTAACAATAAGAGATGCTGCCATATAATTAATGGCCTTATAAAGAACTTGTAGATGAAGCTATAGGACTATGCCATgtaatttattcttcttttttcCGAGACTATTCCACTTCTATGGTGAATTATAAGCCTTGCTTGGAGACGGTGAGATGAAAACAATGATCATTGTTGTCATTACTCTCATGAAGGCATTAAAGCTGCCAAGTGGCTTCCAAGCCTTTGAAACATTTTAAAAGGTGGATGTGCTCTAGCTCAGTTTGCTAAGTTAatctataaattaaaattttctattgcacctcttttcaaaatcctttattcaataaatatCCTGTTTCATATGACATCTTTAATTGGCTATTAAAAACATTTGGAAGAAAGCAGCCCCCGCAAAGGCTGTTTTTCTTGCTTGGGAGGCAACACATGGGACAATTTTAACCCCTGATCAACCTGCAGAAAACTCGCAATCAGTCGACCATATCCTCCTGCACTGCCCCTGGACCAGGAATCTTTGGAGCATGGCCTTCTCCTTGACCAGGCAGCGATGGGCCACTGCCAGCTCTGTGGGAGGGGAATCTTGGGCTTGGAAAGGTATTCAAGCCACCAAAGAGAAGAGGAAGGCTTTGACTCTCATCCCTCTTGCCATCCTTTGGGGTGCCTTGAAATTGGAAGGAAAGAAACAATCAGGATCAATTACGCCCCTTCAGATTAGTAAAGATTAGTAAGTTGCTACTGTTACCAGCTAGCACTGTGGCCAGTTTTTGAATGGTCATAATGTAATTCTTGATTTTTGTGACACCCTGCAGGGTGACTGATCCTTGTTCTATTTGAATACTGGGTTGGCACCCCATTGATGCACTGTTAATAAATTTTTTTcgccaataaaaaaaaaaatctattagtTAATATTCTATATTTGCAAGACAACATTGCTCATATTCAGGGATCAGAGTATATCCTCCCCTGTATTCTATCGTTCATGAAACGATCCAatctttgttgttgttgttgttgttgtgtaaGGTTGTGACAGTAGTGTGAATTTTTATCAAAGATCTTTCTATTCACTAATGCCTCACAAAGAAATGTAGAATAAGCCACGAAGGCACAAATAGTTAATGTGGTAAGAAATGGCAAACaacattttgaatttttattttagataTTGGTAGAGGGTGGGAGTAGCTTTGAGGATGTCATGAATTTTGTAAATAGGCATATCAAATACTAGGTTTTGAGAACAGGCTGGGGGTAGCCATTTATTTATGCAGCTGGAGAGATTTAAACACCACTGCATAATGGTCACTAGAGATTTAGACTGCATACAATGTATGCTTTTTGTCATGGTGCATTGGTTCATGTGGGGCTTTGAGATTCatttttttctcctaattttgTTGGGTATGGTTAGGGGGCTTATAGCCATGGGAGCAAGCCAGAGTGAATCCACCAAGTTCATGGGTGTTAGTTATTtgatttatttgatatttgatttatTGTTGGGTATGGTTAGGGGGCTGCATTGCCTACTTTATAGCCATGGGAGCAAGCCAGAGTG
This region includes:
- the LOC131148622 gene encoding uncharacterized protein LOC131148622; translated protein: MQIYVFVFEFEEFNYKCTVRISFLKCKFEFLREALLVNAPRSLHSRKLPPLCRDLIFHSCSSRKLAISRPYPPALPLDQESLEHGLLLDQAAMGHCQLCGRGILGLERYSSHQREEEGFDSHPSCHPLGCLEIGRKETIRINYAPSD